A section of the Pseudomonas tritici genome encodes:
- a CDS encoding DUF3820 family protein, with amino-acid sequence MNPEKLELLITREMPFGKYKGRIIADLPGPYLNWFAREGFPHGELGGLLALMQEIDSNGLSELLEPLRAKHGKPAPRH; translated from the coding sequence ATGAACCCCGAAAAACTCGAACTGCTGATCACCCGCGAAATGCCCTTCGGCAAATACAAGGGACGGATCATCGCCGACCTGCCAGGTCCCTACTTGAACTGGTTTGCCCGTGAAGGCTTCCCTCACGGCGAACTAGGCGGGTTGCTGGCATTGATGCAGGAAATCGACAGCAACGGGTTGTCTGAATTGCTTGAACCACTGCGCGCCAAACACGGTAAACCCGCCCCTCGTCATTAA
- a CDS encoding D-hexose-6-phosphate mutarotase, whose product MHEQPLQRFFKSLRERPVFAWERFQMRDVLVIDHPLCQAVFSRQGAQLLHFQPRGQKPWLWCAAKWPQVGAIRGGVPVCWPWYGRHPSENAWPSHGWARLIDWKLLDSSTDDEGVRLHWQLQLCDWQVDLHAHLGETLELRLSTEHQDELPCQLSHALHAYWRIGHVDEVALSGLDGAQGYDQLNRQVCQQEGELRVEGGCQRVFQHEGELQLKDHAWQRELCIDTGDSADTVVWHPGSRPLLGVSFNEASGFVCVESAMAGASLAPGERAHLSLQARAGV is encoded by the coding sequence ATGCATGAGCAACCGCTGCAACGCTTTTTCAAATCCCTGCGCGAGCGTCCGGTGTTCGCCTGGGAGCGCTTTCAGATGCGCGACGTGTTGGTGATCGACCATCCGCTGTGCCAGGCGGTGTTCAGTCGCCAGGGCGCGCAGCTGTTGCACTTCCAACCCCGTGGCCAGAAACCCTGGCTGTGGTGTGCAGCCAAATGGCCACAGGTCGGTGCCATTCGTGGTGGCGTACCGGTGTGCTGGCCGTGGTATGGCCGCCACCCGAGCGAAAATGCGTGGCCGTCCCATGGCTGGGCGCGGCTGATCGACTGGAAGCTGCTCGACAGCAGCACCGACGATGAGGGCGTGCGCCTGCATTGGCAATTGCAGTTGTGCGACTGGCAGGTCGACCTGCACGCGCACCTCGGGGAGACCCTGGAACTGCGCCTGAGCACCGAGCACCAGGACGAGCTCCCGTGCCAGCTGAGCCATGCTTTGCACGCTTATTGGCGTATTGGTCACGTTGATGAGGTAGCGCTGTCTGGGCTTGATGGCGCGCAAGGTTACGACCAGCTCAATCGCCAGGTTTGCCAGCAGGAAGGTGAGCTAAGGGTAGAGGGCGGGTGCCAGCGGGTGTTCCAGCACGAGGGTGAGTTGCAGCTCAAGGATCACGCCTGGCAGCGTGAACTGTGCATTGATACGGGTGACAGCGCTGACACGGTGGTGTGGCATCCCGGCAGCCGGCCGCTGTTGGGGGTGAGCTTTAACGAGGCGTCGGGGTTTGTGTGCGTGGAGTCGGCGATGGCCGGGGCCAGTTTGGCGCCGGGGGAGAGGGCGCATTTGAGTTTGCAGGCTAGAGCCGGGGTTTAA
- a CDS encoding ferritin-like domain-containing protein encodes MTDINKESISVLNDLIETSIDGQKGFKECAEDIKHPELKALFAKRSADCATAAAELKTAVRALGGDPEDSGSVAGALHRGWVDVKSMVTGKDEEAVLNEAERGEDHALKAYREAIEKINKHNLLGIRDLVERQYHGVQRNHDQVKALRNQARAQS; translated from the coding sequence ATGACTGACATCAATAAAGAATCCATCTCCGTACTCAACGACCTGATCGAGACCAGCATTGACGGTCAGAAAGGTTTCAAAGAGTGCGCTGAAGACATCAAGCACCCAGAACTCAAAGCACTGTTCGCCAAGCGTTCCGCTGATTGCGCGACAGCTGCAGCTGAACTGAAAACCGCCGTACGTGCCCTGGGTGGCGATCCGGAAGATTCCGGTAGCGTTGCTGGTGCTCTGCACCGCGGTTGGGTCGATGTTAAATCGATGGTTACCGGTAAAGATGAAGAAGCTGTGCTAAACGAAGCCGAGCGCGGTGAAGACCACGCACTGAAGGCTTACCGTGAAGCGATCGAGAAGATCAACAAGCACAACCTGCTGGGCATTCGTGACCTGGTTGAGCGTCAGTACCACGGCGTACAACGCAACCACGACCAGGTAAAAGCCCTGCGTAACCAGGCTCGCGCTCAGTCGTAA
- a CDS encoding MurR/RpiR family transcriptional regulator translates to MRNLLEQIRNRLEELNKAEKKVAEVILLNPQQATRFSIAALAQAASVSEPTVNRFCRSFGVSGYPELKLQLAQSLASGAAYVSRAVEADDNPEAYTQKIFGSAIASLDSACQALDPALISKAVDLLIQARQIHFFGLGASAPVAMDALHKFFRFNLAVTAHADVLMQRMIASVAHTGELFVIISYTGRTRELVEVARIARENGASVLGVTAENSPLAKASTVSLNIPLPEDTDIYMPMTSRIIQLTVLDVLATGMTLRRGVDFQPHLRKIKESLNDSRYPVGDEFN, encoded by the coding sequence GTGCGAAATCTTCTGGAACAGATCCGGAACCGCCTCGAAGAATTAAACAAGGCCGAGAAAAAAGTCGCCGAGGTCATCCTGCTCAACCCGCAGCAGGCGACCCGCTTCTCCATTGCCGCCCTCGCCCAGGCTGCCTCGGTCAGTGAACCGACGGTCAACCGTTTCTGCCGTTCGTTCGGCGTGAGCGGTTACCCTGAACTGAAATTGCAGCTGGCGCAAAGCCTGGCCAGTGGCGCGGCGTATGTCAGCCGCGCGGTGGAGGCCGATGATAACCCTGAGGCCTACACCCAGAAAATCTTCGGCAGCGCCATCGCCTCGCTGGACAGTGCCTGCCAGGCGCTGGACCCTGCCCTGATCAGCAAAGCCGTGGATTTGTTGATCCAGGCACGGCAGATCCACTTCTTCGGCCTGGGCGCTTCGGCCCCGGTGGCCATGGATGCGCTGCACAAGTTCTTCCGTTTCAACTTGGCTGTTACCGCCCACGCCGACGTGCTGATGCAGCGCATGATCGCCTCGGTGGCGCACACAGGCGAGTTGTTCGTGATCATTTCCTACACCGGGCGTACCCGTGAGCTGGTGGAAGTGGCGCGGATCGCACGGGAAAACGGCGCTTCCGTGCTGGGCGTGACGGCTGAGAATTCGCCGCTGGCCAAGGCCAGTACGGTAAGCCTGAACATTCCGCTGCCGGAAGACACCGACATCTACATGCCGATGACCTCGCGGATCATCCAATTGACGGTGCTGGATGTGTTGGCGACCGGCATGACTTTGCGTCGTGGCGTGGATTTCCAGCCGCATTTGCGCAAGATCAAGGAAAGCTTGAATGACAGCCGGTATCCGGTGGGCGATGAGTTTAACTAA
- a CDS encoding bifunctional 4-hydroxy-2-oxoglutarate aldolase/2-dehydro-3-deoxy-phosphogluconate aldolase: protein MKSPQPTVSMADKVALIDSLCAKARILPVITIAREQDILPLADALAAGGLTALEVTLRSEFGLKAIQVLREQRPELCTGAGTVLDRHMLEAAEVAGSQFIVTPGITRDLLEASVHSPIPLLPGISNASGIMEGYGLGYRRFKLFPAEVSGGVAAIKALGGPFGEVKFCPTGGVSPANIKSYMALKNVMCVGGSWMLDPEWIKNGDWARIQEVTAEALALLD from the coding sequence ATGAAAAGCCCTCAACCGACCGTGTCCATGGCGGATAAAGTTGCCCTGATCGACAGCCTCTGCGCGAAGGCGCGGATCCTGCCGGTGATCACCATCGCCCGCGAACAGGACATCCTGCCGCTGGCCGATGCCTTGGCAGCCGGCGGTTTGACCGCATTGGAAGTGACCCTGCGTTCCGAGTTCGGCCTCAAGGCCATTCAGGTATTGCGCGAGCAACGCCCTGAACTGTGCACCGGTGCCGGCACTGTGCTGGATCGCCACATGCTCGAAGCGGCCGAAGTGGCGGGCTCGCAATTCATCGTCACCCCCGGCATTACACGCGACCTGCTGGAAGCGTCGGTGCACAGCCCGATTCCGCTGCTGCCGGGCATCAGTAATGCTTCGGGCATCATGGAAGGCTATGGCCTGGGCTATCGCCGCTTCAAGCTGTTCCCGGCCGAAGTCAGCGGTGGCGTTGCTGCCATCAAGGCCCTCGGTGGCCCGTTTGGCGAAGTGAAGTTCTGCCCGACTGGCGGCGTTAGCCCGGCCAATATCAAAAGCTACATGGCGTTGAAAAACGTGATGTGCGTAGGTGGTAGCTGGATGCTCGATCCTGAATGGATCAAGAACGGCGACTGGGCCCGTATCCAGGAAGTCACCGCCGAAGCGCTGGCGCTGTTGGATTGA
- the pgl gene encoding 6-phosphogluconolactonase, with translation MAISELKLPQGVTPHEYRTPVLLAEGLANDVAEQLRGAISARGEATLVVSGGRSPVAFFQHLAKQGLDWSKVTITLADERWVPVEHADSNAGLLKQHLLQGPAAKAKFLSLYSAAANLEDAAEQADRLLGELPAIDVLVLGMGDDGHTASLFPNSPNLTEALQVDGTRRCWPMLAPTVPHQRLTMSRALLATAHYTVLSISGSSKLTTLSAALASDDVAAMPIRAFLQPTLEIYWCP, from the coding sequence ATGGCGATATCTGAATTGAAACTGCCGCAGGGCGTAACCCCCCACGAGTACCGCACGCCGGTGCTGTTGGCGGAAGGCCTGGCGAATGATGTGGCCGAGCAACTGCGCGGAGCCATCAGTGCCCGTGGCGAAGCGACCCTGGTGGTGTCCGGTGGCCGCAGCCCCGTGGCGTTTTTCCAGCACTTGGCCAAGCAAGGCCTGGACTGGTCCAAGGTCACCATCACCCTGGCCGACGAACGCTGGGTGCCGGTGGAACACGCCGACAGCAATGCCGGCCTGTTGAAGCAACACCTGCTGCAGGGCCCGGCGGCCAAGGCCAAGTTTCTCAGCCTGTACAGCGCCGCGGCCAACCTTGAAGACGCTGCCGAGCAGGCTGATCGCCTGCTGGGCGAGTTGCCAGCCATCGATGTGCTGGTGCTCGGGATGGGCGATGACGGCCACACCGCATCGCTGTTCCCCAACAGCCCGAACCTGACTGAAGCCTTGCAGGTCGACGGTACCCGCCGTTGCTGGCCGATGCTGGCGCCGACCGTGCCCCATCAGCGCCTGACCATGAGTCGCGCGTTGCTTGCCACTGCCCACTACACCGTACTGTCGATTTCCGGCAGTTCGAAGTTGACCACCTTGAGCGCCGCGCTGGCCAGTGACGATGTCGCTGCCATGCCGATTCGCGCGTTTTTGCAACCTACATTAGAGATTTACTGGTGCCCATGA
- a CDS encoding ABC transporter ATP-binding protein has protein sequence MATLELRNVNKTYGAGLPDTLKNIELSIKEGEFLILVGPSGCGKSTLMNCIAGLETITGGAIMIGDQDVSGMSPKDRDIAMVFQSYALYPTMSVRENIEFGLKIRKMPQAEIDTEVARVSKLLQIEHLLNRKPGQLSGGQQQRVAMGRALARRPKIYLFDEPLSNLDAKLRVEMRTEMKLMHQRLKTTTVYVTHDQIEAMTLGDKVAVMKDGIIQQFGTPKEIYNDPANLFVASFIGSPPMNFVPMRLKRKEGRLVALLDSGQARCELPLGMNDAGLEDRDVILGLRPEQIVLAAGEGNGSSSIRAEVQVTEPTGPDTLVFVQLNDTKVCCRLAPDVAPQVGETLTLQFDPAKVLLFDANTGERLGTASSLPAQGHADNVAQFKGR, from the coding sequence ATGGCTACGCTTGAACTTCGCAATGTAAACAAGACCTATGGCGCCGGCCTGCCCGACACCTTGAAGAACATCGAACTGTCGATCAAGGAAGGCGAATTCCTGATCCTGGTCGGCCCTTCGGGGTGCGGCAAATCCACGCTGATGAACTGCATCGCGGGCCTGGAAACCATCACCGGCGGCGCGATCATGATCGGTGATCAAGACGTGAGCGGCATGAGCCCCAAGGATCGCGACATCGCCATGGTGTTCCAGTCCTACGCGCTGTACCCGACCATGAGCGTGCGCGAGAACATCGAGTTCGGCCTCAAGATCCGCAAGATGCCCCAGGCCGAGATCGACACTGAAGTGGCGCGCGTGTCCAAGCTGCTGCAGATCGAACACCTGCTCAACCGCAAGCCGGGCCAGCTCTCTGGCGGGCAGCAACAGCGTGTTGCGATGGGCCGTGCGTTGGCGCGCCGGCCGAAGATCTACCTGTTCGACGAACCGCTGTCCAACCTCGACGCCAAGCTGCGCGTTGAGATGCGCACCGAAATGAAACTGATGCACCAGCGCCTCAAGACCACCACGGTCTACGTGACCCACGACCAGATCGAAGCGATGACCCTGGGCGACAAAGTGGCGGTGATGAAGGACGGCATCATCCAACAATTCGGCACGCCGAAAGAAATTTACAACGACCCGGCCAACCTGTTTGTGGCAAGCTTTATCGGTTCACCACCAATGAACTTCGTTCCTATGCGCCTAAAACGCAAGGAAGGTCGTTTGGTCGCGCTGCTCGACAGCGGCCAGGCCCGTTGCGAATTGCCGTTAGGCATGAACGACGCAGGCCTGGAGGACCGTGATGTGATTCTGGGCCTGCGCCCGGAGCAGATCGTGTTGGCGGCGGGTGAGGGCAACGGTTCGTCGAGCATTCGCGCTGAAGTCCAGGTCACCGAACCGACCGGTCCGGACACCCTGGTGTTCGTGCAGCTCAATGACACCAAGGTCTGCTGCCGTTTGGCGCCGGATGTGGCGCCCCAGGTCGGCGAGACCCTGACCCTGCAATTTGATCCGGCCAAGGTATTGCTGTTCGACGCCAACACTGGCGAACGCCTAGGCACTGCTTCTTCATTGCCCGCACAGGGGCATGCCGACAACGTGGCCCAATTCAAAGGCCGCTGA
- a CDS encoding aminotransferase class V-fold PLP-dependent enzyme: MPRNADNERHWLAIAQRYDLEPGPINLENGYFGRMSQAVQTQYLEHVAFINRSNSLYVRQTFETGENVEIRRQLAGLMDVDPASVAFTRNATEALQSLIRNYNRLQPGDQVLISDLEYDTVKGAMRWLAGYRGVEVIELSHTHPASFDSLVQTYREAFVKYPRLKMMALTHVTHRTGLVMPVAAIAQAAREHEIDVILDGAHALGQIEFNLDELGIQFAGFNLHKWIGAPLTLGFLYIAPERLADIDPDMGEFHYPATDIRARTSYSTPNFPALMTLPLVFEEHRELGGSAAKGARVNYLRDLWVNQVRALPGIEVLTPDDPRLYCGITAFKFVGRDQQVMVDRLLRDFDLFTTTRVSASFGTCIRVTPGLVTSAADISVLVNAITQLNAD, from the coding sequence ATGCCACGGAATGCAGACAACGAACGTCACTGGCTGGCCATCGCCCAGCGCTACGACCTGGAACCCGGCCCGATCAATCTGGAAAACGGCTACTTCGGCCGCATGAGCCAAGCGGTGCAAACGCAGTACCTGGAACACGTTGCGTTTATCAACCGCAGCAACTCGCTCTATGTGCGTCAGACGTTCGAAACAGGCGAAAACGTCGAGATTCGTCGGCAATTGGCCGGGCTGATGGATGTCGACCCAGCGTCAGTGGCTTTTACCCGTAACGCCACTGAAGCCCTGCAATCGCTGATCCGCAACTACAACCGCCTGCAACCGGGCGATCAAGTGCTCATCAGTGACCTGGAGTACGACACCGTGAAAGGCGCCATGCGCTGGCTGGCAGGCTATCGCGGCGTGGAGGTGATCGAACTGTCCCACACGCACCCGGCCAGTTTCGACAGCCTGGTGCAGACTTATCGCGAAGCGTTCGTTAAGTACCCACGCCTCAAAATGATGGCGCTGACCCACGTTACCCACCGCACCGGGCTGGTCATGCCCGTTGCAGCGATTGCCCAGGCGGCGCGCGAGCATGAAATCGATGTGATCCTGGATGGCGCACATGCCCTGGGCCAGATCGAGTTCAACCTCGACGAATTGGGCATTCAGTTTGCCGGCTTCAACTTGCACAAATGGATCGGCGCGCCGTTGACCCTGGGCTTTCTGTACATCGCCCCGGAGCGCCTGGCCGATATCGACCCGGACATGGGCGAGTTTCACTACCCGGCTACCGACATACGCGCGCGGACGTCCTACAGCACGCCGAACTTTCCAGCGCTGATGACCTTGCCATTGGTGTTTGAAGAGCACCGGGAATTGGGTGGCTCGGCGGCCAAGGGTGCGCGGGTTAATTACCTGCGGGATTTGTGGGTGAACCAGGTGCGGGCGTTGCCGGGGATTGAAGTGCTGACGCCGGATGATCCGAGGCTGTATTGCGGGATTACGGCGTTCAAGTTTGTCGGACGGGATCAGCAAGTGATGGTGGATCGGTTGCTCAGGGACTTTGACTTGTTTACCACCACGCGCGTGAGTGCGTCGTTCGGGACGTGCATTCGGGTGACACCGGGGCTAGTGACTTCAGCTGCGGATATCAGCGTGTTGGTGAACGCGATTACCCAACTGAACGCAGACTAA
- a CDS encoding MaoC family dehydratase — protein MTQVTNTPYEALEVGQTASYSKLVEERDIQLFAAMSGDHNPVHLDAEYAKATMFKERIAHGMFSGALISAAVACELPGPGTIYIGQQMSFQKPVKIGDTLTVRLEILEKLPKFRVRIATRVFNQRDELVVDGEAEILAPRKQQVVTLTELPPISIG, from the coding sequence ATGACCCAGGTAACCAACACCCCGTACGAAGCCCTCGAAGTCGGCCAGACCGCCAGCTACAGCAAGCTGGTGGAAGAGCGCGATATCCAGCTGTTCGCCGCCATGTCCGGTGACCACAACCCGGTGCACCTGGACGCCGAATACGCCAAGGCCACCATGTTCAAGGAGCGTATCGCCCACGGCATGTTCAGCGGCGCCCTGATCAGCGCGGCGGTTGCCTGCGAGTTGCCTGGGCCGGGCACGATCTACATTGGCCAGCAGATGAGCTTCCAGAAGCCGGTGAAGATCGGCGACACCCTCACGGTGCGCCTGGAAATTCTCGAGAAGTTGCCGAAGTTTCGTGTGCGCATTGCCACCCGTGTATTCAACCAGCGTGATGAGTTGGTGGTGGACGGTGAAGCGGAAATTCTTGCGCCGCGTAAGCAGCAAGTCGTGACGCTGACCGAGTTGCCGCCAATCAGCATTGGCTAA
- a CDS encoding alpha/beta hydrolase encodes MNHSTFWLTANDRSRLYVNQWMPDGTAKALVMLSHGMAEHSGRYARLAEALCGAGYGLYALDQRGHGRTADEGTLGLYAEKDGWNKVVGDLASLNQHIGQQQPGLPIILLGHSMGSYIAQAYLLHHSASLHGVILCGSNFQPVALYRAARVIARAERLRQGLRGRSALIEFLSFGSFNKAFKPNRTAFDWLSRDPAEVDNYINDPLCGFRCTNQLWIDLLGGLQQISKASNLAQIDPGLPILVMGGECDPVSEGKRLKSLAHALREAGCQHLHLNIYPQARHEVFNETNRDDVTADVLAWFDQALTLRRPTRCE; translated from the coding sequence ATGAACCACAGCACCTTCTGGCTGACCGCGAATGACCGCAGCCGCCTGTACGTCAATCAATGGATGCCCGACGGCACCGCCAAGGCCCTGGTGATGCTGTCCCATGGCATGGCCGAACACAGCGGTCGTTATGCACGCCTGGCTGAAGCCTTGTGCGGCGCCGGCTACGGTTTATATGCGCTGGACCAGCGGGGCCATGGCCGTACTGCCGATGAAGGCACCTTGGGCCTCTACGCCGAAAAGGACGGCTGGAACAAAGTGGTGGGCGACCTCGCCAGCCTCAACCAGCATATCGGCCAACAGCAGCCGGGGCTGCCGATCATTCTGCTGGGCCACAGCATGGGCAGTTATATTGCCCAAGCGTACTTGCTGCACCACAGCGCCAGCCTGCATGGGGTGATTCTCTGCGGTTCGAATTTCCAGCCGGTGGCGCTGTATCGCGCCGCACGGGTGATTGCCCGGGCCGAACGCTTGCGCCAGGGCTTGCGCGGGCGCAGTGCGCTGATCGAATTCCTGTCGTTTGGATCGTTCAACAAGGCGTTCAAACCCAATCGCACCGCTTTCGACTGGCTCAGCCGTGACCCGGCTGAAGTTGATAATTACATCAATGACCCGCTGTGCGGGTTCCGCTGCACCAACCAGCTGTGGATCGACCTGCTCGGCGGCTTGCAGCAAATCAGCAAAGCGTCCAATCTCGCGCAGATCGATCCGGGCCTGCCAATCCTGGTGATGGGCGGCGAATGTGATCCGGTGAGTGAAGGCAAGCGTCTCAAAAGCCTGGCCCATGCGTTGCGTGAAGCCGGCTGCCAGCACCTGCACCTGAATATCTACCCGCAGGCGCGCCATGAAGTGTTCAATGAAACCAACCGCGACGATGTCACAGCGGATGTGCTGGCATGGTTCGACCAGGCGCTGACATTACGCAGGCCGACCCGTTGCGAATGA
- the zwf gene encoding glucose-6-phosphate dehydrogenase, with the protein MPSITVEPCTFALFGALGDLALRKLFPALYQLDGAGLLHDDTRILALAREAGSEQQHLAHIEQALRKYVGKELDETIAQRFLARLTYVHVDFMKADDYVALAEIAGTEQRLIAYFATPAAVYGAICENLSKVGLAENTRVVLEKPIGSDLESSRKVNDAVAQYFPENRTYRIDHYLGKETVQNLIALRFANSLFETQWNQNYISHVEITVAEQVGIEGRWGYFDKAGQLRDMIQNHLLQLLCLIAMDPPADLSADSIRDEKVKVLKALAPISPDGLTTQVVRGQYIAGYSAGKPVPGYLEEDNSNTQSDTETFVALRADIRNWRWAGVPFYLRTGKRMPQKLSQIVIHFKEPSHYIFAPEQRLQISNKLIIRLQPDEGISLRVMTKEQGLDKGMQLRSGPLQLNFSDTYRSARIPDAYERLLLEVMRGNQNLFVRKDEIEAAWKWCDQLIAGWKKSGDAPKPYAAGSWGPMSSIALITRDGRSWYGDI; encoded by the coding sequence ATGCCTTCGATAACCGTAGAACCCTGCACCTTTGCCCTGTTTGGCGCCTTGGGTGATCTGGCGCTGCGCAAGTTATTTCCTGCTCTCTATCAACTCGATGGCGCCGGGTTGCTGCACGACGACACGCGCATCCTGGCCCTGGCCCGTGAAGCCGGTTCCGAGCAACAGCACCTGGCCCATATCGAGCAAGCACTGCGCAAATACGTCGGCAAGGAACTGGACGAAACCATCGCCCAGCGTTTCCTCGCGCGCCTGACCTACGTTCACGTCGACTTCATGAAGGCTGATGACTACGTGGCGCTGGCTGAAATTGCCGGCACCGAGCAGCGCCTGATTGCCTATTTCGCCACGCCTGCAGCAGTTTACGGCGCGATCTGCGAGAACCTGTCCAAGGTCGGCCTGGCGGAAAACACCCGCGTTGTGTTGGAAAAACCGATCGGTTCGGACCTGGAGTCCTCGCGCAAGGTCAATGACGCCGTGGCGCAGTATTTTCCGGAAAACCGCACCTACCGCATCGACCACTATCTGGGCAAGGAAACCGTCCAGAACCTGATCGCGCTGCGTTTCGCCAACAGCCTGTTCGAAACCCAGTGGAACCAGAATTACATTTCCCACGTGGAAATCACCGTGGCCGAGCAGGTCGGTATCGAGGGCCGTTGGGGCTACTTCGACAAGGCCGGCCAGTTGCGCGACATGATCCAGAACCACCTGTTGCAACTGCTTTGCCTGATCGCCATGGACCCGCCGGCCGACCTGTCCGCCGACAGCATCCGCGACGAGAAGGTCAAGGTGCTCAAGGCCCTGGCGCCCATCAGCCCGGACGGCCTGACCACCCAAGTGGTGCGCGGCCAGTACATTGCCGGCTACAGCGCTGGCAAGCCAGTGCCGGGTTATCTGGAAGAAGACAACTCCAACACCCAGAGCGACACAGAAACCTTCGTCGCCCTGCGTGCCGATATCCGCAACTGGCGTTGGGCCGGGGTGCCGTTCTACCTGCGCACCGGCAAGCGGATGCCGCAAAAGCTGTCGCAGATCGTCATCCACTTCAAGGAACCGTCCCACTACATCTTCGCCCCCGAGCAGCGCTTGCAGATCAGCAACAAACTGATCATCCGCCTGCAACCGGACGAAGGTATTTCCTTGCGCGTGATGACCAAGGAGCAGGGCCTGGACAAAGGCATGCAACTGCGCAGCGGGCCACTGCAACTGAATTTTTCCGACACCTACCGCAGCGCACGGATTCCCGATGCCTATGAGCGGTTGTTGCTGGAAGTCATGCGCGGCAATCAGAACCTGTTTGTTCGCAAAGATGAAATCGAAGCCGCGTGGAAGTGGTGTGACCAGTTGATTGCCGGGTGGAAAAAATCTGGTGATGCGCCCAAGCCGTACGCGGCGGGTTCCTGGGGGCCGATGAGCTCAATTGCACTGATCACGCGGGATGGGAGGTCGTGGTATGGCGATATCTGA
- a CDS encoding carbohydrate porin — translation MKKQHNNTRLICQMSAAAALVLSANAMAADAFSADSKWMTGDWGGERTKLIEQGIDIKADYVGEMGANLRGGYNDDRTGRYSDQFGLGVALDLQKLWGWDNTQAKIQFTNRNGQNISNDRIGDPRAGTLSSSMEVYGRGHMVRLTQFWIQHQMFDNKLDVKLGYFGEGEDFNTFPCDFQNLSFCGSQVGNYVNTWYNWPVSQAAIRVKYNITPELYAQIGAYNQNPSQLEHGNGFKLSGSGTKGTVIPVELVWSPKVNNLPGEYRVGYYKSAADAADVREDVNGNDAATTGAAYRTRSSKKGYWFVAQQQLTTHNGDASRGLNIAANATFHDKETNLVDNYQSLMLVYKGPFDARPKDDVGIGAARLHVNDDVKKNAELLNVANGVNDYDNALFSPIRETEYNFEINYGFHVTNWLTVRPNLQYVVQPGGVDKVDNALVAGLKIQSTF, via the coding sequence ATGAAAAAGCAACACAACAACACTCGGCTGATCTGCCAAATGTCAGCTGCAGCAGCCCTGGTTTTGTCCGCCAATGCGATGGCGGCCGATGCATTCAGTGCCGACTCCAAGTGGATGACCGGCGATTGGGGTGGTGAGCGTACCAAGCTGATCGAGCAAGGTATCGACATCAAGGCTGACTACGTAGGGGAAATGGGCGCCAACCTGCGCGGCGGCTACAACGACGACAGGACCGGCCGTTACTCTGACCAGTTCGGTCTGGGCGTAGCGCTGGACCTGCAAAAGCTGTGGGGCTGGGATAACACCCAGGCCAAGATCCAGTTCACCAACCGTAATGGTCAGAATATCTCCAACGACCGCATCGGCGACCCACGTGCCGGCACGCTCAGTTCGTCGATGGAAGTCTACGGCCGTGGCCACATGGTGCGTCTGACCCAGTTCTGGATTCAGCACCAGATGTTCGACAACAAGCTGGACGTCAAACTCGGCTACTTCGGTGAAGGCGAAGACTTCAACACCTTCCCGTGCGACTTCCAGAACCTGTCGTTCTGCGGCTCCCAGGTCGGCAACTATGTAAATACCTGGTACAACTGGCCCGTCAGCCAGGCCGCGATCCGCGTGAAGTACAACATCACGCCTGAGCTGTATGCGCAAATCGGTGCCTACAACCAGAACCCATCGCAGCTTGAGCACGGCAACGGCTTCAAGCTCAGCGGCAGCGGCACCAAGGGCACCGTGATTCCGGTGGAATTGGTCTGGTCGCCGAAGGTCAACAACCTGCCGGGCGAATACCGTGTGGGTTACTACAAGAGCGCGGCTGATGCTGCCGACGTACGTGAAGACGTGAACGGCAACGATGCGGCTACCACTGGCGCCGCGTACCGTACCCGCAGCAGCAAGAAAGGCTACTGGTTTGTTGCCCAACAGCAACTCACCACGCATAACGGCGACGCTTCCCGCGGCTTGAATATCGCGGCCAACGCCACCTTCCACGACAAAGAAACCAACCTGGTCGACAACTATCAGTCGTTGATGCTGGTGTACAAAGGCCCATTCGACGCGCGTCCAAAAGATGATGTCGGCATTGGTGCTGCTCGCCTGCACGTCAACGATGACGTGAAGAAAAACGCTGAGCTGCTGAACGTCGCCAATGGCGTGAATGATTACGACAATGCGCTGTTCTCGCCCATTCGCGAGACCGAGTACAACTTCGAAATCAACTACGGCTTCCACGTTACCAACTGGCTGACCGTGCGTCCTAACCTGCAATACGTCGTCCAGCCTGGCGGCGTGGATAAAGTCGACAACGCGCTCGTGGCGGGTCTGAAAATTCAGTCTACGTTCTAA